DNA from Etheostoma spectabile isolate EspeVRDwgs_2016 chromosome 23, UIUC_Espe_1.0, whole genome shotgun sequence:
TTATTAATGACTGCCTCTTATGAATGACTGCCTTTTATTAAAAGACTGCTCATTAAATGATTATCAAATAGACTGCCTTCTTATTATAGACTGCCTTCTTATGAATAGACTGCCTTCTTATTAAATAGACTGCTCATTAAATAGATTATCAAATAGACTGCCTTCTTATTAAATAGACTGCCTTCTTATTAACAGACTGCCTTCTTATTAATAGACTGCCTTCTCATTAAATAGACTGCCTTCTTATGAATAGACTGCCTTCTTATTAAATAGACTGCTCATTAAATAGATTATCAAATAGACTGCCTTCTTATTAAATAGACTGCTCATTAAATAGATTATCAAATAGACTGCCTTCTTGTTTTCTCCCGCAGGCTTCTGGGTTCACTGTAATGACTCTAAGCTGAACGTGTGTTCGGTGGAGGAGGTCTGTCGTGCTCAGGCCTACATCCTCTTCTACACACAGCGAGTAACTCAGGACAAAGACCGGCCGCTATAAGAccacaatccccccccccctatccTCCTCAGCTGCAGCCTGACCACTCGGCGAGAAGATATCAGCACAGCCCCACCTATCGCTCTCTCGCTTCCCTCTTCCTTTGGGCGTCTTCTATCCGAGGAGGATGGGTCTTTTTAGTCTATTTTTCTAAATGAGAACGTAAAAGAGAGGAAGgactcctttttaaaaaaaacctggttCTGCTTTGTGAACTTCTTGTATATGGTGTTTATATGTAGGTATTTGTAAAAGACAAATGGTGATGTTTGTGATTTGTGTACAGTTGTATTTTATAAAGAGTATCAGCCAAGATGTGTCTCAGTAGCAGCCAACAGACTCAAGTGTCCTCTACAGGTTGTACAGGTGTATTCACGTGTTTGCCTGCCTGTGTTTTGGTGAATGTTGATTGTAAATGctcgtttgtttttgtttgaatcaGCTGAAATGTTTCTCAGTCACTTTAGATCGTCGTCACAGAACTGGATGTAGGGTTGTAAAAATGTCATTCACTCACTAGAAATGGCCTCGCTGTGTTCTAGACAGGTAAAGTTTTGATGGATGTGTTTCCTGCCAGAAATGCACTAATGTCTACAGAATAGGCTGCCAGCATTGTTTTTACTCAGTTTATAGTCTCGTCTCTGTACACAAGCAGGGTAGGAAGTTAATTTGTTTCTCCCTGAAGTACTCCTGAATCTGTCAGGGAAAATTGGCAGACCTCAAGCCAAAGCCTGGGGATAGGTTTCTGGGAAAAAACCTCAGCGTTTCCAAAACGGTTCAACATTTGCTGgatgtgttgttgttggtttttttccttccctcttTCACTATTAAGTTTCCAAAgggatgattttttttgattttttttttagctaaatgctGCCACCTCTCTTctccaaaatgtaattgtcTTCAGAGTGTGAACCATTCCCAAACTACACGCATACTAGTGTACTAGAAAAGTGCCCTTTTGTTGAGAGTATATTTTTATAGTCCAATTCAGAAAAGTGGAATCTCCACAGCGGCAGTCCCATGCCAGACCAGCATTTAGATTAtgaatgtatttttatacaatCCCCCTCAGAGGTTTTAGAAAAGAGGCCGTTGACTGTTTTGAAAGGTTTTCTACAACCGCCGATTGTTCACCACCAGCAGTTATGACTGTTCTATCACCATtaagtaggtgtgtgtgtgtactgtatgtgttcataTTGTATTTAATTTACCATCTGTTAAGTACAATATCCAGATTCAACAGGATTTCTGGAGTGTATACAGATTGTGATATTTATCTCCATACTGGAGaaaattgtacaaaaaaaaaaaggtattctCCACCTCAACCAAGTTCCCTCTGACTTATCTTTCAGAGGGGAATTCAAAGCACAGTTCATGTTGTTTCTCCTTTTATTGTCCGACGTGTCACGTTTGGTTACCACCCCATggatgtgtgtgcgcgtgtgaattTATGGAAGTTATACTATGCAAATTGTTACCTCAGTTTTTGTCTAGAGAAAATTACCTCAATAAATGagaatattttttcatttttctacaAAAGATGAGTGTCTTGCTCGTTCTCATTTTGTACAGGAAGATGGTCAAGGCACTTTTATTTATGTTGCCCAAAATCACAGTATGTCTTACCATCAAGTATTTACTTCAGATAATTACCAATTATAACCTTTAACATTTCCAGAACGGAAATCTAAACATTGGATAAATCCAGATTCAAAAttcctattttgtttttacagagggAATTTTAGACATATCAGaataaatcagaaaatactgtcagccatgaaagaaaaaaaaaaaaaatttttttaaccatgtttttagaaatgttatgTAAATCAGGCTATGAATGATTTATAAACAAACCCTTctgtaaaatatatacagtaggaATACAAGGGCAAAGTTCAGTGTATGTAGAGTAAGCAATACTTGCAATTTGAGTGGCTGTGACAcaggtggtagagcggtcgccgaccaatcagaaggttggcggttcgatccctggccctgcatgttgaagtgtccttgggcaagtgtgtgaacagctttactgttaaaagtgctttgagtggtCGTTAATGGTGtctgtatataaatacagtcagTCCATTTAGTGGAGAGCAGATTTCTGGCTCAGAGTATGAGAACAGCCCTCTAAAGATATTAATGTGAAATTCATACTTTTCATCTTTGCAAGACACTACAGGTGAATagttttaacatactgtatcacCATGAAACTTCCCCCTGTTGATTACTTATATAACAAAAATTCTATTTTGTATTTCaagtttaaatatgcaaataaggcATTATCAAATTCTAAGTGTCGGTGAATTTAGAAGAAATGTACAAAGTGTAGTAAAATAAACACCTAGATGTGCattgagtgtttttttccccactaaTCTGAATGAATAGATGCAATATAACCCATCTTAAAAATGACCAGTGCATGAAAGAAACCATTGTTCTGCCTGTAGTGGTTCACCCTAACCAGAtgctagctgttagcttaaTGTTTGAAATTTAACAGACAGATTTGAAAGTGGTGTTtatcttctcatccaactctcttaaaaaaaaaaaaaacatgtattcccCCTAAATATCAGTCTATCACTTTCTCCAGCTTCTTAAGTTTTCTATGACCGTAAATTGAAAATCTTTCAGCTTTGGACTGTGAGCTAGACAAAAACAAGCCATTTGAAGAAGGATGATGTGATGGAAAGTCATCAATATTTTGTGACAGTTTATACACGAAAAGATGAGTAATCAAGATAATAAAAAAGCAATTATTAAATAATCTATAATCCATTATAATTGTTACTTGCAGCCTTAATCTGAACAGCTGAagtaaatataaagtaaaacTACTGGCTCGGGGCGgactctagctcacccagtaggagcGTGCGCCCCGTGTGGGCCGAGTCCTTTAAGGCGCCCCGGGTCAAATcggacctgcggccctttgctgcgtgtcatcccctcaTTCATGTCTGTCCGCTGTTGCTGTTgaataaaagggaaaagccccaaaaagtaatccttaaaaaagaaactactgGCTTTTGCAGTAATCCATTaagtttaaatgtaattaacaTGAAAGAGTTACTAGCTTTGATTAATGGACAGATGTGTGGTATTGAGCtttgaaaaaatactttgtttacTGATAAATCCACTAATAGTTTCAGCTCTCAAGATATTCGCTaattcagtgtgccgatgtgctgcataagcagcaatcggcacaatgattattattgcccatacttattattcagtgtgccgatgtgctgcataagcagcaatcggcacaatgattattattgcccatacttattattattattattatttcttattctccatcttccgccaaatttcgtcccgctactagtcccaaagcgttgccaacacgcgcaacacattacaccgaaatgtgggtaatgatcgggaatggtgtgctatgatttttctaagagatttgccgcgtggttttaccgaaatcggcaaaaaaccggcaaacttttctcattgacttgaatgggaaatgttcgggaaatcgctcaacattgctcaaaaacgccccccctttggcaccatgctgtgtcgccatactttaacgtagaaacatgattaaaagtttaaaccgaagacaagactttggtgtttattgcgctgaatgggcgttcagatatcaagcacggtttctcccaaatcccagtttacgtatcgtcccgttttcagaccggttcagattttccaatgtgtgtgtatgtggcggaatgtcggagctagagtgggggacagagtggggagactaaaaaatttatctttttttctctataacttctcccacgccaacaattctaacttgtcatggacaatttatacatcaaaacgtaggtactGTCTAGTTTCATCGAATGTGCTCATTATGTGATtgatgtatactttccgctcagcaacctttcaTGAGAACAGTTcccattttcctccattcactgtaatggtaaacatcgtccgcatttctgagcaaaacgcagagcgaaggacttttttacatcgctgatacgcccacattttaaagtttatccacataaattttatatcaatacgttcacaagggccttgtggtgcccacgagcacctcaattaattgatatcttgtatccttttggtgatatgatcatttgtttgagagcttgatcagtctcttaatagctggtaacagttggtgccaggtgcagtcgttaactgactacatatcaaagagatgacatcacagagatgaaaggcttcctattggtccttagtaaccaggcaaccatactttgtatgtctgtctgtggacatccatctgtctccctctctctcagacacacacacacagacagacacacacacacgtcctaacatcttaaataggttttaaagagttatatctctgaagggttaagacacttattttttattaagtttatttgctgttcggatgtgcaccaagtagtaggcacactgataaaatttctgcggaattttctagttattattattccgcCTGTTTTTTGACGcactactagtcccaaagcgttgccaacacgcgcaccacattacaccgacatgtgggtattgatcgggaatggtgtgctatgatttttctaagagatGTGCCGCgcggttttaccgaaatcggcaaaaatacggccaaaaatgtcccatagacatgaatgggaaatgttcgggaaatcgctcaacatcgctcaaaacgccccctctttgggaccgtgctgtgtcgccatactttaacgtagaaacatgattaaaagtttaaaccgaagacaagactttggtgtttattgcgctgaatgggcgttcagatatcaagcacggtttctccagaatcccagtttacgtatcgtcccgttttcagaccggctcagattttccaatgtgtgtgtatgtggcggaatgttcggagctagagtgggggacagagtggggagactaaaaaagttatcttttttttttctctataacttgctcccacgccaacaattctaacttgtcatggacaatttatacatcaaaacgtaggtattcttgtctagtttcatccaatgtgctcatttatgtgatatgatgtatactttccgctcagcaacctttcaaGTGAGAACAGTTCCAaattttcctccattcactgtaagGTAAACATCGTccccatttctgagcaaaacgcaggcGAAGgactttttacatcgctgatacgccacttttaaagtttatccacataaattttatcATCAAGTTCACAAGGCGTGTGGTGCCCACGAGCACCTCAATtattgatatcttgtatcctttggtgatatgatcatttgtttgagagcttatCGTCTCTGAATAGCTGGTAACAcaggtgccaggtgcagtcgttaactgactacatatcaaagagaGACATCACAGAGAGGAAGGCTTCCTATtgtccttagtaaccaggcaaccatactttttatgtctgtctgtggacatccatctgtctccctctcctcagacacacacatagacagacacacacacatcctgacatcttaaacaggttttaaagagttatatctctgaagggttaagacacttattattttttattaagtttatttgctgttcggatgtgcaccaagtagtaggcacactgataaaatttctgcggaattttctagtctAAATATACTCTTGTCACTTGTGAGATTTTAAAAATCAGAAGAGGAAAGGCCCACAATgaacaaaatcattttaatcaactttttttcctttcttacaaaaacatttttggggaGCTCaaaatgaagatttttttttaatggggaACATAAAGTGGCAGCAACCATTTCaaagatatttttaaaaatatcaaagaaaCAATGACCAGGGGGCCAGAGTGCAGAGCCCCCACCCGTTGCGACAGAAGCCAAACATAAAGATGCAGATGCACGGTGTCTGTATGAAGATTTATGTTATATGTTTTGCAGAGATTCCTGGCCATGCATTGGCCTAACCACTTCTTAAACGCACCAGTAGCATTTGTGCTTAATGTAACTCGAGCACTAAAGAACTGGAGGCTCAGAGTGGCGCAATcgaaaacttaaaaaatgaaaagggggTTTTCCCCACAGTCACCGTTTCCTTGAATATGGGGGGTGCACTAGATTGAGCAGCAGCTGGCTTGACAGAAGGCTTGACAGTTTTGAAAATTCTGCAAAGCGAGGTCCGCAGGACATGGCAAGAAACTATAATGTTTCCTCCGACAGAAATGTGTTGCcttgtttttaatttctgtgggtgatgacaaaaaacaacaactcagaAAGCCAATCCTTCTTCCTTGCAAGCTGTGAGCGGTGCATTGTGGGTAGAATACAGAAGCATTCGGCATCCCTCACAGTCCTTTTTAAAGCGCTTTTCTGTCGTTTCTCTGGAGGAGTTGCTAACGGGGTGTGGAGGTGctgggtgggggtggtggggaCCAGGAGGTGGGGTGCTGTTGACGGGTGGAGTCAGGCGATCAGTAGTCGTCTCCCCGGCTCACCACCTCCTTGCACGTGGGCCTGAGCAGGATGGTGTGCTCGAACTGAGCGGTGTAGCAGCCCTTGGTGTCGCAGAGGGGGGGGTAGGGGTCCACGATGCCCAGGTCGCACAGGTTCTTCAGGGCCATCAGGTACTTGCTCTCGCCCAGACGGTCCAGCCAGCGCCGGCAGAACGCCAACGTGCCAAAGTTCTCGTTGATAACGTTCAGCAGGTGCTTCGCTCGGGGCAACCTGGAGACGAGGTAAGTCTCAGTTATTAAAGACCACAATTTAAATATGAACAGTTCTACACTGTAGAATATCCAGTCTGTTTCTCTGGTAGATGCAATCTAACGTTGTTCAGTACAAGATAGCCAACTAGCGCTAGCCACCTGGAGTCAGGACACAGTTCAACTAGACATCAAAGAAATCCCCAGTATGTGTATGATTTATGAATAAGGGGCGTGATTTTTGACACAAAACATGACGATCAGATCTTCAGGATTTGTATCAGACTGTTCACAATATACTGACATAAAATAATGGTCGCATGTTTTTTGTGCAGCAATGCATCATAAAGGCAGACAACCTCTTACCTGATGGGGACATGGCCGACGTCAAAGTTCTTCATGTAGTGAGAGCACTCCATGTCGTCGTGGACCATACCTTTACCCGTGCTGCCAAATGTCTCGATGGCGTAAACTTCTCCCTCCTGCAGTGTGAAAACAGTCAAACAATCAATACTGGGACGACTAAAGAATATGAAAAAGCCGCTcaaattataaaaaatgaatGGCTCAAAAAGACAGAGTTAGGCCTGAAACTACCGATTAGTTTTCATTGTTGactaatggattagttgttcGGTCAACAATGTGGTGAAAACgttaaaaatgtgtttcccaaagcccaagatgatgtcctcaaatgtcttgtttttttcagtctttGAAGAATTcagaaaatattcatatttaagaAGCGGGAATCAGAATttcccataaaaaaaaagaaaaagaaaaaaagactcaacCGATCAGCCGATTATCAAAAAAGTTGGCGATTGTGGCCagggtggctcagtggtggagcaggCACACGTGTACTGTTAATCCGACCTGGGATGATTTCCtgtactccctctctctctcccctttctcacctaactgttctctcaaaaattaaaaagcagcaaagcccgaaaaataatatttaaaaaaaagttgctgattaatttaatagttgacgtAAGTAGTAGCAGTAATCGATTCCTCTCTGCAGCTCTACATACAGCTAGATTTAACATTGTAGGTTTATTCGCACAGATACAGATATAATGGAAAatcttgaaaaagaaaatatccgAGCCATCATATTCCGTATATAGTGAGAACGGTGAGGGTCATAACTGACTCACCTCCATTCTCGTTGCTTCTCCTCCTTTAACGATGGGCACGGTCTTGCCAGCGTGTATTCTGTACTGACCGATCGAATGGCCGTTCAGGTTGCGGATCGGCTTCACTGGACAGGAGATACAAAGTTCACGAATGAAAAATGTTTAtcaactttttattatttatgactGACACTTGCAAGTAAACAGAGCACTTCATACACAAGATTCTGGTGTTTATTTTAACTAAAATAAAGCAATGTATTTAATACacatttaatcaacattttagGTAACAGAAGTGTCGGATCAGACTCGGTATCAGCATTAAAGGActcaacagacaaacaaaatgaaCGTTATCGGGGCGTCGCTACTGTGCAGCGTGCAGTTAGAGGAAGTTACCTTGGTATGTTTTGCCGTCCAGCTCGACCTCGTAGGACTCCATCACTTCTTGAATGGCCTCGCCGACGTCACACAGACGCACATCGATGCCAGCGTTctgcaacaaacaaacaggaaatcCTGAAGCCATCGTGCCTCAgggagagtcagagagagagagagctgagtGTGTATAGGGTTGGGTATCGGTTGGACTGTTACGATTCCAACACCGAttcttaaaaaaactgaaaagacgAAATCAAAGAAAGGCTCTTTtatatcgtttttttttttaaataaaaaattattgaaacttaacatttttaacacacacacacacacacacacacacacacacacacacacacacacacacacacacacacacacacacacacacacacacacacacacacacacacacacacacacacacacacacacacacacacacacacacacacacacacacaattagggTAATATGTCTATTAGCGCCCACGTGCAGTGCATGGTTAATTTGCTTTTCGGTGAGCCCAGAGGGGAAATTTGGCATCTTAAAAGTAGTCTACGTTTACGGTAGCCAGCTTACGGTAGACTAGAGAGACAGTGTCATAATTTTACATCCGTTTTGGAGCGACAAAGGGAAAACATTTTAGTCAACACATTAAGTGGAACCAAAATGAGGATCCAAAATTTGCGTTCTAATCCGGTCCGATTCCTACCGGTTGCGTAATGGAACCaggttttggtacccaaccctatttGTGTAGTAGTCATACTTTGATTCCAGTATTGGTGGCGTCTCTCACAGCCTCCAGCAGCTTGTCATACTTTGGATTAAATGTGACAGTGAAGGCACAGTCAATGATTCGCCCTGCAAACAGACACCAAGCAGAAAGCAGAGCATCTTTTAGATTTGGGTTTTTAGAGGTTATTTTGCCTCCATGTCAAACATCCAGCAGCAGAACATTAGAAAAGCAGATGGGAATTTGGTTTTGGCCACATTTTCAAAAGCATGATTTCAAATGAAAGATCAACATTAACAGTAAGTATAATGATACAGGAGAGTTGGAAAAATATACTCTAATAATTCCAGTTGTGAGAAACAAAGTATATTTGAGCACTCTGAAAGCTTATTACAGCTAACCACTCTGCAAATCATTATCCTGCGTATTTTATTTCTGCATGTAATTTTTCATACAGGCAGCTTTTTGTTTCTATTTATGTCTGTACACTAAAAGCAAGAGTGTGTAATCACAAACAGAGTAGATCTGTCTTAATCAATCTGCACTTACAACAAAGACTGAACTTTTTCTGGAAAATTATAACCAACTCAACCCGTTTTAAGTGTAATGAATTACGTATCAGTGTCGAGTTCCAAGAGTCCGACAActgattttccttcttttacGGTGTGTAATGTAAGTGAACCATTAGCGGCCTGAAGTGTAAATCTGTAGCGGCAGCTACTCTATCCTTTATGGATTAAGAGTGGTACTTGAATGCATCGCTTTTCATCAGCACAAAGTGTAGTTGAAGCAGCACTTCATTTCCTGTGGTACCGTTAATGTGCGTGCCGAAGTCGATCTTGCAGACGTCGTCGTACTGCAGGACGGTGGTGTCTCCGGCGTTGGGAGTGTAGTGGGCAGCACAATGGTTCAGGGAGCAGCCGGTGGGGAAGGCCAGGCCGGCGTTCAGCCGGTCCTCCTTTATCAGCTTACGAGAACAGTCCTCCAACCGCTCGCTGGACGGACGGGTGATGGACAAAATGAGTTTGAAGCGAAAATAAATTATTACGCAACAGAGCAAAACAGCTTCGAATGCAGCTTTGGAACAACTCTGTCAAGTTGAGAGGTGTGCAACGGCTGGCGGTGTGCctgcctgcccccccccccccaagggctCTCAGACAAAACTGATACAATTGCACCCTCCCTAATACAACTCCGATTTTAATGAACAATCATACAATTACTATTtagcaaatatttgtttacattttggcaaATTAGCAATTCCTCTTTGCAATGT
Protein-coding regions in this window:
- the LOC116673352 gene encoding methionine aminopeptidase 2, translated to MADVIAEQVVDQKPVPDRELNGEAEDREEADPVGEAAKKKKKKKKKNKSATTEADGVAEVTKQLEKQAIEDKEKEEEGEEDGDDGDNATGKKKKKKKKKKGPKSQTDPPSVPICELYPSGVFPIGQECEYPIVQDGRSAAWRTSSEEKRVLDKANEEMWNDFRQAAEAHRQVRQHVRGFMKPGMTMIEICERLEDCSRKLIKEDRLNAGLAFPTGCSLNHCAAHYTPNAGDTTVLQYDDVCKIDFGTHINGRIIDCAFTVTFNPKYDKLLEAVRDATNTGIKNAGIDVRLCDVGEAIQEVMESYEVELDGKTYQVKPIRNLNGHSIGQYRIHAGKTVPIVKGGEATRMEEGEVYAIETFGSTGKGMVHDDMECSHYMKNFDVGHVPIRLPRAKHLLNVINENFGTLAFCRRWLDRLGESKYLMALKNLCDLGIVDPYPPLCDTKGCYTAQFEHTILLRPTCKEVVSRGDDY